One Fusarium poae strain DAOMC 252244 chromosome 4, whole genome shotgun sequence DNA window includes the following coding sequences:
- a CDS encoding hypothetical protein (BUSCO:46123at5125), translating to MAIKTLGAKAAAALDQELMSTGAFSLDQLMELAGLAVSQAVYRLQPLENGRRILVACGPGNNGGDGLVAARHLRQYGYSPTVFYPKRSKNDLYQRLAKQLEDLEIPFIDDFPLALKSTDHVVDAIFGFSFSGEVREPFPVVIQALQDTKLPVTSVDAPSSWDIEDGPPKSGLGSSFMPTALISLTAPKPLVKHFKGRHFIGGRFVTPSIAKKFDFEVPEYKGIDQVVEVEVSEQKL from the exons ATGGCGATTAAA ACACTGGGAGCcaaagctgctgctgctcttgATCAAGAGCTTATGAGCACTGGTGCATTCTCACTTGATCAGCTCATGGAGCTCGCTGGTCTTGCTGTTTCTCAAGCCG TGTACCGCCTCCAACCCCTTGAAAACGGCCGCAGAATCCTCGTTGCTTGTGGACCTGGAAACAACG GCGGTGATGGACTGGTGGCTGCCCGCCATCTCCGACAGTACGGTTACAGCCCGACTGTGTTCTACCCCAAAAGAAGCAAGAACGACCTATATCAA AGACTTGCCAAACAACTCGAAGACCTCGAGATCCCTTTCATCGACGATTTTCCCCTGGCGCTGAAATCGACAGATCATGTTGTCGATGCGATTTTCG GATTTAGTTTCTCAGGAGAAGTTCGAGAGCCATTTCCTGTAGTGATTCAAGCACTGCAAGACACTAAATTGCCGGTCACATCGGTTGATGCTCCATCGTCATGGGATATCGAAGATGGTCCACCAAAGTCTGGGCTCGGTAGCTCCTTCATGCCTACGGCACTCATTAGCTTGACAGCGCCAAAGCCACTAGTGAAGCACTTCAAAGGCCGACACTTTATTGGAGGACG ATTTGTAACTCCGTCCATTGCCAAGAAATTTGACTTTGAAGTTCCGGAGTACAAAGGTATCGATCaggttgttgaggttgaagtaTCCGAGCAGAAGCTCTAA
- a CDS encoding hypothetical protein (BUSCO:55229at5125) yields the protein MAAANLSTYSDCVSSLRTSLKFLESSVETLDNGVSDFPRLINVLKTVRHYELIPQPTLAAAESSLRDEIGPYIALLLARADSQIERQERRIETLKARAELQQGRLSRPDDNYDEYGGKSKKQKTGSRKLTTEEKLRAKAVRQRKEALRYGVERLELEVLQKERELRKRLEGR from the exons ATGGCTGCTGCCAATCTCTCAACGTACTCTGACTGCGTCTCATCACTACGCACATCTCTCAAGTTTCTCGAGTCATCAGTTGAAACGCTCGATAATGGCGTCTCCGACTTCCCACGTTTAATCAATGTCCTCAAGACCGTCCGC CATTACGAACTCATTCCCCAGCCCACGCTCGCAGCAGCTGAATCATCACTCCGCGACGAAATAGGCCCCTATATCGCTCTCCTTCTCGCCCGCGCGGACTCTCAAATTGAGCGACAGGAACGCCGCATCGAAACCCTCAAAGCCCGCGCAGAACTCCAGCAGGGCCGGTTATCGCGCCCAGACGACAACTACGACGAATACGGTGGCAAGTCTAAGAAGCAAAAAACTGGCAGTCGTAAGCTCACAACGGAAGAGAAGCTCCGCGCGAAAGCAGTCCGACAGCGCAAAGAAGCTTTGCGGTACGGCGTGGAACGACTAGAGCTAGAAGTGCTACAGAAGGAGAGAGAGCTTAGGAAGAGACTGGAAGGACGATGA
- the CYT21 gene encoding Ribosomal protein S16, mitochondrial (BUSCO:56325at5125), giving the protein MVVKIRLARFGRRNQPFYNIVVAHARTARNSKPLEVIGTYDPIPKADPYDDSGKLHKDIQIDRARAKYWIGVGAQPTDTAWRLLSMLGYLPKKDFGPKKEQSKGVLESSKVRIP; this is encoded by the exons ATGGTTGTCAAGATCCGTCTCGCCCGCTTCGGGCGTCGGAATCAGCCCTTTTACAACATCGTTGTCGCCCATGCTCG AACGGCTCGCAACTCCAAGCCGCTCGAAGTCATTGGCACATATGACCCGATTCCCAAAGCCGACCCTTACGACGATTCTGGAAAACTTCACAAGGATATTCAAATCGACAGGGCACGTGCAAAGTACTGGATCGGTGTTGGTGCACAGCCTACAGATACAGCATGGCGATTGCTCTCCATGCTTGGGTATCTACCAAAGAAGGATTTCGGCCCCAAAAAGGAACAGTCAAAGGGTGTTTTGGAGAGTTCAAAGGTCCGAATTCCATAA
- a CDS encoding hypothetical protein (BUSCO:55287at5125) produces the protein MATTMDETTLSTLDLLESRLLRVEHLLYGQSQSPALAQDRSATDQIGQLERRFSKLLYDFRDYHELMKIYRANPDFFHAPEPSEPPSQLDIDALQSIVLASASSFPAILSSLTAIKDSPIPDPTDSAALVALQDRMKAIEATQIAQAAEIADLRQRSEVAVRAWYETGVLTNSKAMADLESRVELVERHVRRAEREQEAEDEL, from the exons ATGGCCACCACTATGGACGAGACGACCCTTTCTACGCTTGACCTACTGGAGTCGCGACTCCTGCGTGTCGAGCATCTTCTTTATGGCCAGTCCCAATCACCAGCGCTGGCTCAGGATCGGTCAGCGACTGATCAGATCGGCCAACTCGAGCGGCGCTTCTCCAAGCTCCTATACGACTTTCGCGACTATCATGAGCTTATGAAGATTT ATCGAGCCAATCCTGATTTCTTTCATGCACCCGAGCCATCAGAACCACCATCACAACTCGACATCGATGCCCTTCAATCCATTGTTCTTGCCTCGGCTTCATCTTTCCCTGCCATTCTATCATCCCTTACCGCAATTAAGGATAGTCCTATTCCCGACCCCACGGACAGTGCAGCTCTTGTAGCTTTGCAAGATCGAATGAAGGCGATCGAGGCGACCCAGATCGCACAAGCTGCTGAGATAGCAGACCTCCGACAGCGAAGCGAGGTGGCCGTGCGAGCCTGGTACGAGACAGGAGTTCTGACCAATTCCAAGGCGATGGCAGATCTAGAGTCTCGCGTGGAGTTGGTCGAGCGGCATGTACGCAGGGCAGAGCGGGAGCAGGAGGCTGAAGATGAGTTATGA
- a CDS encoding hypothetical protein (TransMembrane:10 (o66-88i127-149o161-178i190-207o219-239i260-286o298-319i370-390o396-418i501-524o)~BUSCO:27943at5125), with translation MTNYSTISDGNASTTRSAGDMSRPRNRGHKDGGHGGQATTISSVVNLLNTIVGAGTLAMPSVMSHMGIMLGVILIVWSGLTAAFGLYLQSRCARYLERGTASFFALSQITYPNAAVIFDAAIAIKCFGVGVSYMIIIGDLMPGVVLGFLSNANSAPYLVDRNFWITAFMLLIIPLSFLRRLDSLKYTSIVALVSIGYLIVLVIYHFASDKHADPGSIRVIQWGGAIETLSALPVVVFAYTCHQNMFSILNELKDNSPRSVVGVVGTSIGSAASIYIVVAITGYLTFGNAVVGNIVSMYPTGAASTIGKAAIVVLVTFSVPLQVHPCRASLDAVLKWRPNRNSSNNGRTAAPLLPASPPGDHGSTAPMSDLRFAVITTFILTFAYMTALSVTSLDRVLAFVGSTGSTSISFILPGLFYYKISNPDSTYHQRLVKEDDDIDEDSSTSDVEESAALAQSTTSVRSGVSVASNASTRSNRNSWRWRRKWRWDLEHIEHHHLRRMALALAIYGAVVMSVCLVLNIFFAVTH, from the exons ATGACGAACTACTCTACCATATCTGATGGAAACGCTTCTACAACAAGAAGTGCCGGCGACATGTCAAG ACCTCGAAATCGCGGTCATAAGGATGGCGGCCATGGCGGCCAAGCCACCACGATCAGCAGTGTCGTAAACCTGCTAAACACAA TTGTTGGAGCTGGTACCCTTGCCATGCCCTCTGTCATGTCCCACATGGGAATCATGCTCGGTGTCATCCTCATTGTGTGGTCTGGTTTGACCGCTGCTTTCGGTCTTTATCTTCAGTCTCGATGCGCCCGATATCTCGAACGAGGGACAGCTTCCTTCTTTGCCCTGTCGCAAATCACATACCCCAACGCCGCCGTTATCTTCGATGCTGCAATCGCGATCAAGTGTTTTGGAGTCGGTGTATCATACATGATCATCATTGGGGATCTCATGCCTGGTGTGGTGTTGGGCTTCTTAAGCAATGCTAATAGCGCTCCGTATCTGGTTGATCGCAACTTTTGGATCACTGCGTTTATGCTCCTTATTATCCCCCTCAGCTTCTTGCGGAGGTTGGATTCCCTAAAGTACACCAGTATTGTTGCGTTGGTGTCTATCGGATATTTGATTGTCTTGGTGATTTATCACTTTGCATCTGATAAGCATGCTGACCCTGGAAGCATCAGAGTAATCCAATGGGGTGGAGCGATCGAGACATTGAGCGCTCTGCCTGTTGTGGTCTTTGCCTACACTTGCCACCAAAAC ATGTTCTCCATTCTGAATGAATTGAAAGACAATTCCCCTAGAAGTGTTGTCGGAGTTGTTGGTACCAGCATTGGATCTGCTGCCTCCATTTATATTGTTGTGGCTATTACTGGCTACCTCACCTTTGGCAATGCCGTTGTTGGCAACATCGTATCGATGT ACCCTACCGGAGCTGCTTCGACAATTGGCAAGGCTGCCATTGTTGTCCTTGTTACTTTCTCGGTTCCATTGCAGGTTCATCCTTGCCGAGCTTCATTGGATGCCGTTCTGAAGTGGCGACCAAACCGCAATTCATCCAACAATGGCCGAACTGCGGCACCACTGTTACCTGCATCGCCACCTGGAGACCACGGGAGCACTGCTCCTATGTCTGATCTTCGGTTCGCTGTCATTACCACCTTTATTCTTACTTTCGCCTACATGACTGCTCTTTCGGTCACCAGTCTTGATCGCGTCCTGGCCTTTGTTGGCAGTACCGGATCAACTTCTATCAGTTTCATCCTCCCCGGCCTCTTCTACTACAAGATCAGTAACCCAGACAGTACCTATCATCAAAGATTGGTCAAGGAAGACGATGATATCGACGAAGACTCTTCCACTTCCGACGTGGAAGAGTCTGCTGCGCTAGCTCAGAGCACAACTAGTGTTCGCAGCGGCGTCAGCGTCGCTAGCAATGCCAGCACTCGCAGCAACCGAAACTCCTGGCGATGGCGGCGCAAGTGGCGCTGGGATCTCGAACATATTGAACACCACCATCTACGCAGAATGGCACTTGCTCTCGCTATCTATGGAGCCGTTGTCATGTCTGTGTGTCTCGTACTGAACATTTTCTTTGCCGTCACTCATTAA
- the SHO1 gene encoding Transmembrane osmosensor (TransMembrane:4 (o23-44i64-85o91-111i123-143o)~BUSCO:44397at5125), with amino-acid sequence MDNSRMYGQRKGIQMSNILGDPFALATLSISTLAWFITFVACIIGRIQQNGDDDLAKNDPFPTFVWWSCIYCLCLITGVFVVIGSDAVHTYHVAVTGYLAAGIVLVSSSINQLLYSNSGAREAASAGFILLAMVIVIWTFYFGSNPSSTPRAFLDSFALAKESTTIHRSTMNAYGGRPETSNSVQPPQMYTSAQLNGFENPSPVGGIAGPRGSAVPQSYTNSGMQQQPPQSKPGHSPGNDTEVVPPTEYPYRAKAIYSYEANPDDANEISFSKHEILEVSDVSGRWWQARKESGETGIAPSNYLILL; translated from the exons ATGGACAACTCAAGAATGTACGGCCAACGCAAGGGAATCCAGATGAGCAATATTCTTGGCGACCCCTTTGCTCTAGCCACGCTATCCATCAGCACG CTTGCCTGGTTCATCACTTTCGTTGCCTGCATTATTGGTAGAATACAACAAAACGGCGATGACGATCTTGCTAAGAACGACCCTTTTCCGACATTTGTCTGGTGGAGCTGCATTTACTGCCTATGCCTGATTACTGGCGTCTTTGTTGTGATTGGAAGCGATGCTGTCCATACCTATCATGTCGCTGTTACCGGTTATCTCGCTGCGGGCATCGTCCTGGTTTCGTCCAGCATCAACCAGCTTCTTTATTCTAACAGCGGCGCACGTGAGGCTGCCTCGGCTGGCTTTATTCTGCTAGCCATGGTTATT GTAATTTGGACTTTCTACTTTGGATCTAACCCATCTTCAACTCCTCGAGCTTTCCTTGACTCATTCGCCCTCGCAAAAGAATCTACCACCATTCACCGGTCGACAATGAATGCCTACGGTGGCCGCCCTGAGACCTCCAACTCAGTTCAGCCTCCTCAAATGTACACTTCTGCCCAGCTCAACGGTTTTGAGAACCCTTCACCTGTCGGTGGTATCGCTGGACCTCGCGGCTCTGCAGTTCCCCAAAGCTACACCAACTCCGGTATGCAACAACAACCACCGCAATCCAAGCCCGGCCACTCTCCCGGCAATGATACCGAGGTCGTGCCACCCACCGAATATCCTTACCGAGCAAAGGCCATTTACAGCTACGAAGCCAACCCCGACGACGCCAACGAGATTTCTTTCTCTAAGCATGAGATTTTGGAGGTGTCGGACGTCAGCGGAAGATGGTGGCAGGCGCGTAAGGAGAGCGGCGAGACGGGTATTGCACCCAGCAACTACCTCATCCTGTTATGA